A DNA window from Hypomesus transpacificus isolate Combined female chromosome 24, fHypTra1, whole genome shotgun sequence contains the following coding sequences:
- the dab2ipa gene encoding disabled homolog 2-interacting protein isoform X1, whose amino-acid sequence MAGKGRGQDRKWYHYRLPGRSRLRRRASRTSRRTRTSKDVPAERQRRRQSMPSSPSLDTPATPCKITAFLTRRLKSSIKQTKSQPKLDRHSSLRSILPAFRTAADHDRSHLMPRLRESRSHESLLSPGAAVRALDLSMDQQVLIKPVHSSILGQDYCFEVTTSTGTKCFSCRSAAERDKWMENLRRAVHPNKDNSRRVENLLTVWVVEAKDLPAKKRYFCELCLDDTLFARTTCKLRADNIFWGEHFHFSSLPDVHSLTVHVYKETDRKKKKDKNSYVGLVNIPVAAVTGRQVVEKWYSVSTPNPNKGKTPVPMVRIKARYQSLNILPMEQYKEFAEFISNHYLLLCSLLEPSISVRNKEEVASALVHILQSTGKAKDFLTDLMMSEVDRCGDNDHLIFRENTLATKAIEEYLKLVGQKYLQDALGEFIKALYESDENCEVDPGKCSSNDLPEHQSNLKMCCELAFCKIIDSYRVFPRELKEVFASWRQECSSRGRPDISERLISASLFLRFLCPAVMSPSLFNLTQEYPDDRTARTLTLIAKVTQNLANFTKFGNKEEYMSFMNQFLEHEWTNMQRFLLEISNPETISNTAGFEGYIDLGRELSTLHALLSEALSQLDQSTVSKMAPLTRILREVTSALTNPGAGGGQVSSPRSSLATPPLSPPLSAASISTGLHSMGLDGPIPGMVDFTRLPSPTPENKDLFFVTKSSGLLTSGLQQSPARSSSYSEATEADALANGSRGVSMTLANGSKSLSLVDLQDRSLDSPAGPALSPTDGNDSQSPVGWTTRAPQVAPTLRRTGHTPSTDSASGRSHLLPLSFQNPVYQMVSMTTVSPRQQDSPVLTTPPRDSGSDGHSSTSSHGNADEVGGGGKHAFLTQMPLGVGGGGGSEEFARRSGEFSRRQLSLTETPPPSVIVPRQNSAGPQRRIDQPPPPATPPAPPTISRGRTPPSMLGGAYPGQRPASGSMMSSSPDWPSGGTRLRQQSSSSKGDSPESKQRTLIKAPSPVNPNALDRTAAWLLNMNVQYVEQEGGGREGAESDGRHRDDITQTEKYQQEILVLQERLRGTSQRLEEYETRLAVQDEQNQRMLQEYQARLEDTEERLRRTQDDKDLQMKSIISRLMSVEEELKKDHSDMQSVVDSKQKIIEAQEKRIASLDAANSRLMGALSQLKERYSAQSRNGLSPTNPSKLQITENGEFRNSSNC is encoded by the exons ATGGCTGggaaggggcggggccaggacaggaagtggtACCACTACAGACTGCCGGGTCGGAGCCGCCTGCGCAGACGAGCCAGTCGCACCAGTcgcagaaccagaaccagcaaGG atgttcctgctgagagacagagacgcagACAGAGCATGCCCAGCAGCCCCTCCCTGGACACGCCCGCCACACCCTGTAAAATCACg gctTTCCTGACGCGGCGGCTGAAGTCCTCGATCAAGCAGACTAAGAGCCAGCCCAAGCTGGACCGACACAGCAGCCTGCGGAGCATCCTGCCTGCCTTCAGAACCGCCGCCGACCATGAcag gtcTCATCTGATGCCGAGGCTGAGAGAGTCTCGCTCCCACGAGTCGTTGCTGAGCCCTGGTGCTGCTGTCAGGGCCCTGGACCTCAGCATGGACCAGCAGGTCCTCATCAAGCCTGTCCACTCCAGCATCCTGGGCCAGGACTACTGCTTCGag gtgaccaCGTCCACAGGTACCAAGTGCTTCTCATGTCGCTcggctgcagagagagacaaatggaTGGAGAATTTGAGGAGGGCGGTCCACCCCAACAAG GACAACAGCAGGCGTGTGGAGAACCTGCTGACCGTGTGGGTTGTGGAAGCCAAAGACCTCCCCGCCAAGAAACGCTACTTCTGCGAGTTGTGCCTGGACGACACGCTGTTCGCCCGCACCACCTGCAAGCTCCGCGCCGACAACATCTTCTGGGGCGAGCACTTCCACTTCAGCAGCCTGCCCGACGTGCACAGCCTCACCGTGCACGTGTACAAGGAGACCGAccgcaagaagaagaaagacaaaaaCAGCTACGTGGGATTGGTCAACATCCCCGTCGCCGCGGTGACCGGCCGGCAGGTGGTGGAGAAGTGGTACTCGGTTTCCACGCCCAACCCCAACAAAGGCAAGACCCCGGTTCCCATGGTGAGGATCAAGGCACGCTACCAGAGCCTGAACATCCTGCCCATGGAACAGTACAAGGAGTTTGCAGAGTTCATCTCCAACCActacctgctgctctgctccttGCTGGAGCCCAGCATCAGCGTCCGCAACAAGGAGGAGGTGGCCAGCGCCCTGGTGCACATCCTGCAGAGCACGGGCAAGGCCAAG GACTTCCTGACCGatctgatgatgtcagaggtggATCGCTGCGGCGACAACGACCATCTGATCTTCAGAGAAAACACCCTGGCCACCAAGGCCATAGAGGAGTATCTCAAACTGGTGGGCCAGAAGTACCTGCAAGACGCTCTGG gTGAGTTCATCAAGGCTCTGTACGAGTCAGATGAGAACTGCGAGGTGGATCCTGGGAAGTGTTCGTCCAATGACCTGCCAGAACACCAGAGCAACCTGAAGATGTGCTGTGAGCTGGCCTTCTGCAAGATCATCGACTCCTACCG ggTGTTCCCCAGGGAGCTGAAGGAGGTGTTTGCGTCGTGGCGTCAGGAGTGCAGCAGTCGAGGTCGGCCCGACATCAGCGAGCGTCTGATCAGCGCCTCTCTCTTCTTGAGGTTCCTCTGCCCAGCCGTCATGTCCCCGTCCCTCTTCAACCTCACGCAGGAGTACCCCGACGACCGAACGGCGcgcaccctcaccctcatcgcCAAGGTTACCCAGAACCTGGCCAACTTCACCAAGTTTGGCAACAAGGAGGAGTACATGTCCTTTATGAACCAGTTCCTGGAGCACGAGTGGACCAACATGCAGCGCTTCCTGCTGGAGATCTCCAACCCGGAGACCATCTCCAACACAGCAGGGTTCGAGGGCTACATCGACCTGGGCAGGGAGCTCTCCACCCTCCACGCCCTGCTCTCAGAGGCCCTCAGCCAGCTGGACCAG TCAACCGTGTCAAAGATGGCTCCCCTGACCCGGATCCTACGGGAGGTTACGTCCGCACTGACCAAtccaggggctggagggggtcaGGTCTCCTCCCCGAGGTCAAGCTTGGCCACACCCCCTctgtccccacctctctccgCTGCCTCCATCTCCACTGGCCTCCACAGCATGGGTCTGGATGGACCAATCCCAGG gATGGTGGACTTCACCAGGCTTCCGTCTCCGACCCCAGAGAACAAGGACCTGTTCTTCGTGACTAAGAGCTCCGGTCTGCTGACGTCCGGCCTCCAGCAGTCTCCCGCCCGCAGCTCCAGCTACTCCGAGGCCACCGAGGCCGACGCCCTGGCCAATGGGAGTAGAGGTGTTTCCATGACGCTAGCCAATGGCAGTAAGAGCCTGTCCCTGGTGGACCTACAGGACCGCAGCCTAGACAGTCCGGCAGGCCCTGCCCTCTCGCCGACTGACGGCAACGACAGCCAATCACCTGTCGGCTGGACCACCCGTGCCCCCCAGGTGGCTCCCACCCTCAGGAGGACAGGCCACACCCCCAGCACCGACTCCGCCTCCGGCCgttcccacctcctccccctctcctttcagaATCCTGTCTACCAGATGGTCTCCATGACGACCGTGTCGCCGCGGCAGCAAGACTCCCCCGTCCTGACCACGCCCCCTCGTGACTCCGGCTCCGACGGACACAGCTCCACCAGTTCCCACGGCAACGCGGATGAGGTTGGCGGGGGAGGAAAACACGCCTTCCTGACTCAGATGCCTCTCggcgtggggggagggggaggcagcgAGGAGTTCGCCCGACGTTCCGGAGAGTTCTCTCGTCGGCAGCTCTCGCTAACAGAGACTCCGCCCCCAAGCGTCATCGTCCCTCGCCAGAACAGCGCCGGGCCTCAGCGGAGAATcgaccagccccctcccccggccACGCCCCCGGCCCCACCCACCATCAGCAGAGGCCGCACCCCTCCCAGCATGCTGGGCGGAGCCTATCCTGGGCAGAGGCCCGCCTCCGGCAGCATGATGTCATCATCTCCTGATTGGCCCAGCGGGGGAACGCGGCTCCGACAGCAATCGTCCTCCTCAAAAGGAGACAGTCCTGAGAGCAAGCAGCGCACCCTCATCAAG gcgccCTCCCCAGTCAACCCCAATGCTCTGGACCGCACGGCTGCCTGGCTGCTGAACATGAACGTCCAGTACGTGGagcaggagggtggggggagggagggggccgaGAGCGACGGCAGGCACAGAGACGATATCACGCAGACCGAGAAG TACCAGCAGGAGATCCTGGTTCTCCAGGAGCGTCTCCGGGGAACGTCCCAGCGCCTGGAGGAGTACGAGACCCGCCTGGCGGTGCAGGACGAGCAGAACCAGCGCATGCTGCAGGAGTACCAGGCCCGGCTGGAGGACACGGAGGAACGCCTGCGCCGCACGCAGGACGACAAGGACCTGCAGATGAAGAGCATCATCAGCAG GTTGATGtcagtggaggaggagctgaagaaggacCACTCAGACATGCAGTCTGTGGTCGACTCCAAACAGAAGATCATCGAGGCTCAG gAGAAGCGGATAGCGTCGCTGGACGCCGCCAACTCTCGTCTGATGGGCGCCCTGAGCCAGTTGAAGGAGCGCTACAGCGCGCAGAGCAGGAACGGCCTCTCCCCCACCAACCCCAGCAAGCTGCAGATCACCGAGAATGGAGAGTTCAGGAACAGCAGCAACTGCtag
- the dab2ipa gene encoding disabled homolog 2-interacting protein isoform X2, with amino-acid sequence MEFAVDFSKAENIHDVPAERQRRRQSMPSSPSLDTPATPCKITAFLTRRLKSSIKQTKSQPKLDRHSSLRSILPAFRTAADHDRSHLMPRLRESRSHESLLSPGAAVRALDLSMDQQVLIKPVHSSILGQDYCFEVTTSTGTKCFSCRSAAERDKWMENLRRAVHPNKDNSRRVENLLTVWVVEAKDLPAKKRYFCELCLDDTLFARTTCKLRADNIFWGEHFHFSSLPDVHSLTVHVYKETDRKKKKDKNSYVGLVNIPVAAVTGRQVVEKWYSVSTPNPNKGKTPVPMVRIKARYQSLNILPMEQYKEFAEFISNHYLLLCSLLEPSISVRNKEEVASALVHILQSTGKAKDFLTDLMMSEVDRCGDNDHLIFRENTLATKAIEEYLKLVGQKYLQDALGEFIKALYESDENCEVDPGKCSSNDLPEHQSNLKMCCELAFCKIIDSYRVFPRELKEVFASWRQECSSRGRPDISERLISASLFLRFLCPAVMSPSLFNLTQEYPDDRTARTLTLIAKVTQNLANFTKFGNKEEYMSFMNQFLEHEWTNMQRFLLEISNPETISNTAGFEGYIDLGRELSTLHALLSEALSQLDQSTVSKMAPLTRILREVTSALTNPGAGGGQVSSPRSSLATPPLSPPLSAASISTGLHSMGLDGPIPGMVDFTRLPSPTPENKDLFFVTKSSGLLTSGLQQSPARSSSYSEATEADALANGSRGVSMTLANGSKSLSLVDLQDRSLDSPAGPALSPTDGNDSQSPVGWTTRAPQVAPTLRRTGHTPSTDSASGRSHLLPLSFQNPVYQMVSMTTVSPRQQDSPVLTTPPRDSGSDGHSSTSSHGNADEVGGGGKHAFLTQMPLGVGGGGGSEEFARRSGEFSRRQLSLTETPPPSVIVPRQNSAGPQRRIDQPPPPATPPAPPTISRGRTPPSMLGGAYPGQRPASGSMMSSSPDWPSGGTRLRQQSSSSKGDSPESKQRTLIKAPSPVNPNALDRTAAWLLNMNVQYVEQEGGGREGAESDGRHRDDITQTEKYQQEILVLQERLRGTSQRLEEYETRLAVQDEQNQRMLQEYQARLEDTEERLRRTQDDKDLQMKSIISRLMSVEEELKKDHSDMQSVVDSKQKIIEAQEKRIASLDAANSRLMGALSQLKERYSAQSRNGLSPTNPSKLQITENGEFRNSSNC; translated from the exons ATGGAGTTTGCGGTGGACTTTTCCAAAGCGGAGAACATCCATG atgttcctgctgagagacagagacgcagACAGAGCATGCCCAGCAGCCCCTCCCTGGACACGCCCGCCACACCCTGTAAAATCACg gctTTCCTGACGCGGCGGCTGAAGTCCTCGATCAAGCAGACTAAGAGCCAGCCCAAGCTGGACCGACACAGCAGCCTGCGGAGCATCCTGCCTGCCTTCAGAACCGCCGCCGACCATGAcag gtcTCATCTGATGCCGAGGCTGAGAGAGTCTCGCTCCCACGAGTCGTTGCTGAGCCCTGGTGCTGCTGTCAGGGCCCTGGACCTCAGCATGGACCAGCAGGTCCTCATCAAGCCTGTCCACTCCAGCATCCTGGGCCAGGACTACTGCTTCGag gtgaccaCGTCCACAGGTACCAAGTGCTTCTCATGTCGCTcggctgcagagagagacaaatggaTGGAGAATTTGAGGAGGGCGGTCCACCCCAACAAG GACAACAGCAGGCGTGTGGAGAACCTGCTGACCGTGTGGGTTGTGGAAGCCAAAGACCTCCCCGCCAAGAAACGCTACTTCTGCGAGTTGTGCCTGGACGACACGCTGTTCGCCCGCACCACCTGCAAGCTCCGCGCCGACAACATCTTCTGGGGCGAGCACTTCCACTTCAGCAGCCTGCCCGACGTGCACAGCCTCACCGTGCACGTGTACAAGGAGACCGAccgcaagaagaagaaagacaaaaaCAGCTACGTGGGATTGGTCAACATCCCCGTCGCCGCGGTGACCGGCCGGCAGGTGGTGGAGAAGTGGTACTCGGTTTCCACGCCCAACCCCAACAAAGGCAAGACCCCGGTTCCCATGGTGAGGATCAAGGCACGCTACCAGAGCCTGAACATCCTGCCCATGGAACAGTACAAGGAGTTTGCAGAGTTCATCTCCAACCActacctgctgctctgctccttGCTGGAGCCCAGCATCAGCGTCCGCAACAAGGAGGAGGTGGCCAGCGCCCTGGTGCACATCCTGCAGAGCACGGGCAAGGCCAAG GACTTCCTGACCGatctgatgatgtcagaggtggATCGCTGCGGCGACAACGACCATCTGATCTTCAGAGAAAACACCCTGGCCACCAAGGCCATAGAGGAGTATCTCAAACTGGTGGGCCAGAAGTACCTGCAAGACGCTCTGG gTGAGTTCATCAAGGCTCTGTACGAGTCAGATGAGAACTGCGAGGTGGATCCTGGGAAGTGTTCGTCCAATGACCTGCCAGAACACCAGAGCAACCTGAAGATGTGCTGTGAGCTGGCCTTCTGCAAGATCATCGACTCCTACCG ggTGTTCCCCAGGGAGCTGAAGGAGGTGTTTGCGTCGTGGCGTCAGGAGTGCAGCAGTCGAGGTCGGCCCGACATCAGCGAGCGTCTGATCAGCGCCTCTCTCTTCTTGAGGTTCCTCTGCCCAGCCGTCATGTCCCCGTCCCTCTTCAACCTCACGCAGGAGTACCCCGACGACCGAACGGCGcgcaccctcaccctcatcgcCAAGGTTACCCAGAACCTGGCCAACTTCACCAAGTTTGGCAACAAGGAGGAGTACATGTCCTTTATGAACCAGTTCCTGGAGCACGAGTGGACCAACATGCAGCGCTTCCTGCTGGAGATCTCCAACCCGGAGACCATCTCCAACACAGCAGGGTTCGAGGGCTACATCGACCTGGGCAGGGAGCTCTCCACCCTCCACGCCCTGCTCTCAGAGGCCCTCAGCCAGCTGGACCAG TCAACCGTGTCAAAGATGGCTCCCCTGACCCGGATCCTACGGGAGGTTACGTCCGCACTGACCAAtccaggggctggagggggtcaGGTCTCCTCCCCGAGGTCAAGCTTGGCCACACCCCCTctgtccccacctctctccgCTGCCTCCATCTCCACTGGCCTCCACAGCATGGGTCTGGATGGACCAATCCCAGG gATGGTGGACTTCACCAGGCTTCCGTCTCCGACCCCAGAGAACAAGGACCTGTTCTTCGTGACTAAGAGCTCCGGTCTGCTGACGTCCGGCCTCCAGCAGTCTCCCGCCCGCAGCTCCAGCTACTCCGAGGCCACCGAGGCCGACGCCCTGGCCAATGGGAGTAGAGGTGTTTCCATGACGCTAGCCAATGGCAGTAAGAGCCTGTCCCTGGTGGACCTACAGGACCGCAGCCTAGACAGTCCGGCAGGCCCTGCCCTCTCGCCGACTGACGGCAACGACAGCCAATCACCTGTCGGCTGGACCACCCGTGCCCCCCAGGTGGCTCCCACCCTCAGGAGGACAGGCCACACCCCCAGCACCGACTCCGCCTCCGGCCgttcccacctcctccccctctcctttcagaATCCTGTCTACCAGATGGTCTCCATGACGACCGTGTCGCCGCGGCAGCAAGACTCCCCCGTCCTGACCACGCCCCCTCGTGACTCCGGCTCCGACGGACACAGCTCCACCAGTTCCCACGGCAACGCGGATGAGGTTGGCGGGGGAGGAAAACACGCCTTCCTGACTCAGATGCCTCTCggcgtggggggagggggaggcagcgAGGAGTTCGCCCGACGTTCCGGAGAGTTCTCTCGTCGGCAGCTCTCGCTAACAGAGACTCCGCCCCCAAGCGTCATCGTCCCTCGCCAGAACAGCGCCGGGCCTCAGCGGAGAATcgaccagccccctcccccggccACGCCCCCGGCCCCACCCACCATCAGCAGAGGCCGCACCCCTCCCAGCATGCTGGGCGGAGCCTATCCTGGGCAGAGGCCCGCCTCCGGCAGCATGATGTCATCATCTCCTGATTGGCCCAGCGGGGGAACGCGGCTCCGACAGCAATCGTCCTCCTCAAAAGGAGACAGTCCTGAGAGCAAGCAGCGCACCCTCATCAAG gcgccCTCCCCAGTCAACCCCAATGCTCTGGACCGCACGGCTGCCTGGCTGCTGAACATGAACGTCCAGTACGTGGagcaggagggtggggggagggagggggccgaGAGCGACGGCAGGCACAGAGACGATATCACGCAGACCGAGAAG TACCAGCAGGAGATCCTGGTTCTCCAGGAGCGTCTCCGGGGAACGTCCCAGCGCCTGGAGGAGTACGAGACCCGCCTGGCGGTGCAGGACGAGCAGAACCAGCGCATGCTGCAGGAGTACCAGGCCCGGCTGGAGGACACGGAGGAACGCCTGCGCCGCACGCAGGACGACAAGGACCTGCAGATGAAGAGCATCATCAGCAG GTTGATGtcagtggaggaggagctgaagaaggacCACTCAGACATGCAGTCTGTGGTCGACTCCAAACAGAAGATCATCGAGGCTCAG gAGAAGCGGATAGCGTCGCTGGACGCCGCCAACTCTCGTCTGATGGGCGCCCTGAGCCAGTTGAAGGAGCGCTACAGCGCGCAGAGCAGGAACGGCCTCTCCCCCACCAACCCCAGCAAGCTGCAGATCACCGAGAATGGAGAGTTCAGGAACAGCAGCAACTGCtag
- the dab2ipa gene encoding disabled homolog 2-interacting protein isoform X3, which produces MPRLRESRSHESLLSPGAAVRALDLSMDQQVLIKPVHSSILGQDYCFEVTTSTGTKCFSCRSAAERDKWMENLRRAVHPNKDNSRRVENLLTVWVVEAKDLPAKKRYFCELCLDDTLFARTTCKLRADNIFWGEHFHFSSLPDVHSLTVHVYKETDRKKKKDKNSYVGLVNIPVAAVTGRQVVEKWYSVSTPNPNKGKTPVPMVRIKARYQSLNILPMEQYKEFAEFISNHYLLLCSLLEPSISVRNKEEVASALVHILQSTGKAKDFLTDLMMSEVDRCGDNDHLIFRENTLATKAIEEYLKLVGQKYLQDALGEFIKALYESDENCEVDPGKCSSNDLPEHQSNLKMCCELAFCKIIDSYRVFPRELKEVFASWRQECSSRGRPDISERLISASLFLRFLCPAVMSPSLFNLTQEYPDDRTARTLTLIAKVTQNLANFTKFGNKEEYMSFMNQFLEHEWTNMQRFLLEISNPETISNTAGFEGYIDLGRELSTLHALLSEALSQLDQSTVSKMAPLTRILREVTSALTNPGAGGGQVSSPRSSLATPPLSPPLSAASISTGLHSMGLDGPIPGMVDFTRLPSPTPENKDLFFVTKSSGLLTSGLQQSPARSSSYSEATEADALANGSRGVSMTLANGSKSLSLVDLQDRSLDSPAGPALSPTDGNDSQSPVGWTTRAPQVAPTLRRTGHTPSTDSASGRSHLLPLSFQNPVYQMVSMTTVSPRQQDSPVLTTPPRDSGSDGHSSTSSHGNADEVGGGGKHAFLTQMPLGVGGGGGSEEFARRSGEFSRRQLSLTETPPPSVIVPRQNSAGPQRRIDQPPPPATPPAPPTISRGRTPPSMLGGAYPGQRPASGSMMSSSPDWPSGGTRLRQQSSSSKGDSPESKQRTLIKAPSPVNPNALDRTAAWLLNMNVQYVEQEGGGREGAESDGRHRDDITQTEKYQQEILVLQERLRGTSQRLEEYETRLAVQDEQNQRMLQEYQARLEDTEERLRRTQDDKDLQMKSIISRLMSVEEELKKDHSDMQSVVDSKQKIIEAQEKRIASLDAANSRLMGALSQLKERYSAQSRNGLSPTNPSKLQITENGEFRNSSNC; this is translated from the exons ATGCCGAGGCTGAGAGAGTCTCGCTCCCACGAGTCGTTGCTGAGCCCTGGTGCTGCTGTCAGGGCCCTGGACCTCAGCATGGACCAGCAGGTCCTCATCAAGCCTGTCCACTCCAGCATCCTGGGCCAGGACTACTGCTTCGag gtgaccaCGTCCACAGGTACCAAGTGCTTCTCATGTCGCTcggctgcagagagagacaaatggaTGGAGAATTTGAGGAGGGCGGTCCACCCCAACAAG GACAACAGCAGGCGTGTGGAGAACCTGCTGACCGTGTGGGTTGTGGAAGCCAAAGACCTCCCCGCCAAGAAACGCTACTTCTGCGAGTTGTGCCTGGACGACACGCTGTTCGCCCGCACCACCTGCAAGCTCCGCGCCGACAACATCTTCTGGGGCGAGCACTTCCACTTCAGCAGCCTGCCCGACGTGCACAGCCTCACCGTGCACGTGTACAAGGAGACCGAccgcaagaagaagaaagacaaaaaCAGCTACGTGGGATTGGTCAACATCCCCGTCGCCGCGGTGACCGGCCGGCAGGTGGTGGAGAAGTGGTACTCGGTTTCCACGCCCAACCCCAACAAAGGCAAGACCCCGGTTCCCATGGTGAGGATCAAGGCACGCTACCAGAGCCTGAACATCCTGCCCATGGAACAGTACAAGGAGTTTGCAGAGTTCATCTCCAACCActacctgctgctctgctccttGCTGGAGCCCAGCATCAGCGTCCGCAACAAGGAGGAGGTGGCCAGCGCCCTGGTGCACATCCTGCAGAGCACGGGCAAGGCCAAG GACTTCCTGACCGatctgatgatgtcagaggtggATCGCTGCGGCGACAACGACCATCTGATCTTCAGAGAAAACACCCTGGCCACCAAGGCCATAGAGGAGTATCTCAAACTGGTGGGCCAGAAGTACCTGCAAGACGCTCTGG gTGAGTTCATCAAGGCTCTGTACGAGTCAGATGAGAACTGCGAGGTGGATCCTGGGAAGTGTTCGTCCAATGACCTGCCAGAACACCAGAGCAACCTGAAGATGTGCTGTGAGCTGGCCTTCTGCAAGATCATCGACTCCTACCG ggTGTTCCCCAGGGAGCTGAAGGAGGTGTTTGCGTCGTGGCGTCAGGAGTGCAGCAGTCGAGGTCGGCCCGACATCAGCGAGCGTCTGATCAGCGCCTCTCTCTTCTTGAGGTTCCTCTGCCCAGCCGTCATGTCCCCGTCCCTCTTCAACCTCACGCAGGAGTACCCCGACGACCGAACGGCGcgcaccctcaccctcatcgcCAAGGTTACCCAGAACCTGGCCAACTTCACCAAGTTTGGCAACAAGGAGGAGTACATGTCCTTTATGAACCAGTTCCTGGAGCACGAGTGGACCAACATGCAGCGCTTCCTGCTGGAGATCTCCAACCCGGAGACCATCTCCAACACAGCAGGGTTCGAGGGCTACATCGACCTGGGCAGGGAGCTCTCCACCCTCCACGCCCTGCTCTCAGAGGCCCTCAGCCAGCTGGACCAG TCAACCGTGTCAAAGATGGCTCCCCTGACCCGGATCCTACGGGAGGTTACGTCCGCACTGACCAAtccaggggctggagggggtcaGGTCTCCTCCCCGAGGTCAAGCTTGGCCACACCCCCTctgtccccacctctctccgCTGCCTCCATCTCCACTGGCCTCCACAGCATGGGTCTGGATGGACCAATCCCAGG gATGGTGGACTTCACCAGGCTTCCGTCTCCGACCCCAGAGAACAAGGACCTGTTCTTCGTGACTAAGAGCTCCGGTCTGCTGACGTCCGGCCTCCAGCAGTCTCCCGCCCGCAGCTCCAGCTACTCCGAGGCCACCGAGGCCGACGCCCTGGCCAATGGGAGTAGAGGTGTTTCCATGACGCTAGCCAATGGCAGTAAGAGCCTGTCCCTGGTGGACCTACAGGACCGCAGCCTAGACAGTCCGGCAGGCCCTGCCCTCTCGCCGACTGACGGCAACGACAGCCAATCACCTGTCGGCTGGACCACCCGTGCCCCCCAGGTGGCTCCCACCCTCAGGAGGACAGGCCACACCCCCAGCACCGACTCCGCCTCCGGCCgttcccacctcctccccctctcctttcagaATCCTGTCTACCAGATGGTCTCCATGACGACCGTGTCGCCGCGGCAGCAAGACTCCCCCGTCCTGACCACGCCCCCTCGTGACTCCGGCTCCGACGGACACAGCTCCACCAGTTCCCACGGCAACGCGGATGAGGTTGGCGGGGGAGGAAAACACGCCTTCCTGACTCAGATGCCTCTCggcgtggggggagggggaggcagcgAGGAGTTCGCCCGACGTTCCGGAGAGTTCTCTCGTCGGCAGCTCTCGCTAACAGAGACTCCGCCCCCAAGCGTCATCGTCCCTCGCCAGAACAGCGCCGGGCCTCAGCGGAGAATcgaccagccccctcccccggccACGCCCCCGGCCCCACCCACCATCAGCAGAGGCCGCACCCCTCCCAGCATGCTGGGCGGAGCCTATCCTGGGCAGAGGCCCGCCTCCGGCAGCATGATGTCATCATCTCCTGATTGGCCCAGCGGGGGAACGCGGCTCCGACAGCAATCGTCCTCCTCAAAAGGAGACAGTCCTGAGAGCAAGCAGCGCACCCTCATCAAG gcgccCTCCCCAGTCAACCCCAATGCTCTGGACCGCACGGCTGCCTGGCTGCTGAACATGAACGTCCAGTACGTGGagcaggagggtggggggagggagggggccgaGAGCGACGGCAGGCACAGAGACGATATCACGCAGACCGAGAAG TACCAGCAGGAGATCCTGGTTCTCCAGGAGCGTCTCCGGGGAACGTCCCAGCGCCTGGAGGAGTACGAGACCCGCCTGGCGGTGCAGGACGAGCAGAACCAGCGCATGCTGCAGGAGTACCAGGCCCGGCTGGAGGACACGGAGGAACGCCTGCGCCGCACGCAGGACGACAAGGACCTGCAGATGAAGAGCATCATCAGCAG GTTGATGtcagtggaggaggagctgaagaaggacCACTCAGACATGCAGTCTGTGGTCGACTCCAAACAGAAGATCATCGAGGCTCAG gAGAAGCGGATAGCGTCGCTGGACGCCGCCAACTCTCGTCTGATGGGCGCCCTGAGCCAGTTGAAGGAGCGCTACAGCGCGCAGAGCAGGAACGGCCTCTCCCCCACCAACCCCAGCAAGCTGCAGATCACCGAGAATGGAGAGTTCAGGAACAGCAGCAACTGCtag